The genomic segment AATCTGTGAGCGTTTGCATGCGTACATCATCGCGACCCGGCAGTTGTGAAACATCTCATGAATGGACACCATCATATGGTTATGCTAGATttttctctctatatatatatatatatatatatatatatatatatatatatatatttatttatttatttatttatttatttatttatttaattattagcaTCGCTCATACCTGTTCCGGAATACCTGGAGTGTCAACAATGGATGCTCAGAATGTATTTGCGACCAGAGGACGTCTAGCTCCCAACTGTCAGTTGGCCTCTTCTGACCCTGTCTCTCCGACCCTCTCCACCAGGCCTTTGACGACGCCATCGCCATGCTGGACTCCCTGAACAGCGACTCGTACAAAGACAGCACCCTCATCATGCAGCTGCTCCGCGACAATCTGACAGTGAGTGTCCCTCCTTCTTCTCTAAACGTATAGGTTCCTATGGGTGCTTAgtgccctctctctgtctgtgtgtgtgtgtgtgtgcatttgtgactAACCATGCCTTCTCCATGTGTGTTCCAGCTGTGGACGTCAGACacccagggagagggagacgaggcagagccagagccagaacCAGAGGAGCCAGCTGAGCCCGCAGAGCCCGCAGAGCCAGCAGAGACCAACTAGTCTCCAAATCTGTctttaaaacagaaaaaaaaagaacccaCATTTTTTACCTCTCACCAgcctaatttgtgtgtgtgtgtgtgtgtgtgtcggtttgtatgtaatgtgtgtgtttgtgtgcgatcaTACATGCACAGCTAAGTATGTATGCTGGCACttcactcactgtgtgtgtgtgtgtgtgggggggtatgtggagtgtgtgtatgtggagtgtgtgtgtgtgtgggggggtgcatggagtgtgtgtatgtatgctctTTTAAGGGCCACAGTGGATATGACTTTCTGATCTGTCTgatattcttttatttttctttggcgCATTACTCATCATATGTAAAAGAAGAAAACAGTTTTACCTGCCTACCCTGTTTGTTAAGAAGACTCAAAACTTCTATCCTTGTGCAAACTAGCCTATTGTTGCTGCAGAAGGAAAAAACCTAAacagtgttttcttttttttatctgacACAAAGGCTCATGGGATTGTTTTAGTGTGTTGGCCGTTTGCCAAAACGTTAGAATCAGTTGACGATTACAGAACTGCATCCATTCAAGTGACGCATCGTTTCACATTCTCCTTAGTTTTTCTATGATTTGTGACCTGTGCAGAATATTCATTTTCATACTACAATGAGGTACAGGCAAAATTTATAGCGCATTATCCTGACATTAAACTGTAACTTTGATTTGTCTCAGCTGTGTGAAGAACACCTTTTGCCATATGCATTTAAGTGGttaccttctttcttttttatgtgTTCAGGTGTTTAtaattttttatattgtattccTGCCGTCTCTTTTTAAGATACttgtgatgtgtctgtgtgtggttctcaATAGTAATTTGGGTGCAGGCAAAGGGCTGCTTCGGGATTGGTAATTTATGCTTCTGAATATTAACCCCCACAGGTGATACAAGGGTATTTTCACCTTTCTAGTACACGAAAAGAAAGCAAATAAGTTAAATTGAATGATAAAACTCAATTGATTAGAAAGTGGCATTTTGGAGAACGATGCACtacgctttggatgaaagtggtAAAAAATATTTCAGCAACCATACATATAACTTTGTTCAAATTATAAGGCATCTACAATTGTTCAAACTGACGACTTGTGTATCTGTTATTTAGGTTACATGCTTTCATGTTAGTGTGATTAAACGTACTCAAAAATAGTTTTCCTGTTGTCTTTTTAGTACAAGGGGACTATGGATTTACAGCAAGGCTGGTACTGCCTTCAATAATATTGTAGTTCATCCCTTACCATGCAATTCACTAAACAATATTGAATGCACAAAATGGACCCGAAACATTAAGTAGTTAAATCGATGACCGGTTATCAGTCATTGACGTAAGTGTCTAATGCCATTATATATATTCCATAATAACCAAATatgacacattatcacacaTAATATGATGCATGCATATCGGGTACACGTCAAACTTGTGATTGATTTCTGTTCTCTTGTAATACTTGCATCATTTTTAAAAATGTCAAACAAGTTCATGAAAATAGAACTAAGTAAAGTATAACAACATGAAACCGTATTTTAGGGGAGTAGGAAGCGTCAGGTTTATTTGGCCACTGTTAACACCTACAGCATGTGTCATGCCTGATACAAAGCCAGAAAATCCACACATGGTCATGTTGGCAACATTTTCAGCCAGTTTTTGCCTAGGACAGTATCTTCCATATGCTGTAGTTTATCTTGTTTCCCTGCGTCTTGGTAGGTTAATTTGCATCTGGATGGGAAGCACTGAATCTGCAGGGTTACGCTTGAATCCTTTGAAATTTCATAAAATGTACCTCCTTAAAACACTGCCACCCATAGTTGGTGACGTGAACTACAGTTTTGCGGCAGCAGCATGTTTtagattctttttttatttgcatttgATTATATTTACTGCAATCACAGCAGTGTTATCGTCATCAGCACACGTTTttcttttatgtttaaatgtcaACACCAATGTGAccattttatttaaatagatCATTCAGGGCTAGCCAACGCCCCTTTTCTCTTATTACCATAGCTGGTAGACGAGTGGTCCGTTTTGATGACGTGTCTCAGAGTATATAAACAGCCACTTCCCATCGCTCATCCCCCTCAACCCCGGCTGTTAGtgctgtgtgagtgcgtgtgtgctcttGAGCCCGCTCGGCACACattctataaaaaaataaaaatacaaaaaaaacttaaaacacCAAAAACGCTTAAAAAATCttaatttcttttctttttgtaacTACTTCAGTGAAGCTGGACTTCGTCCCTCCTCGAAGACTGGAAGACACAAGACTACGGCATTTCAATCGACGTTTGATGCTAGTGAAACAGGCCAAGTAGATATTTTATCATTACCCGTGGTTCAATTCGACTTAGAAAGTTTTAAATTCCCGACCAACCGTAACAAGGTCCGTTTTAAAACTCACATTTACTAAACCGCATATTTTATTAGAACGCCGCAGTTGTCAAGTCGACGGTAGCCAGGCGTCCCGTTCCTTCCATTAACGTTTCTAAAACCGTCGTAGTTACTCAAACGTCCGTATTTTCGGGTGGCGTTCGTGTCTCCTAACGTTACCACCGGCGCCAACATGAACCCCAGTGCTCCCAGTTACCCCATGGCCTCTCTCTACGTCGGGGATCTGCATCAAGATGTGACGGAGGCCATGCTGTACGAGAAATTCAGCCCGGCCGGGGCTATCCTTTCCATCCGCGTCTGTAGGGACATGATCACACGGCGGTCTCTCGGATACGCCTATGTCAACTTCCAGCAGCCGGCCGACGGTAGGTAATATATGTGTTGAATCGGTGTATTGTGAAGTTAAAACGCATGTCGCGTTTTTTAAATGGCAGCTTGCGGTGCCCCCGTCTCTTCTCCACGTGACTGGGGCCGACATAttgtcgtgtttttttttccgcaCAAGTTGCGAAAAGACAGTTTGCCCTGCCCACTCATGCTATGTACTCCATTAACTGGGTAATTCCCATTCCTAACGCATCCACATACCAGCCGCTGCACAATTGTTATTAGTCTGAGGCTACTCATCGGCACTCAAATGACATTTGGAGAAGGATCATTTTGAATGTTGAACGTGATCTCATTATTTGGCAGCGCCCTGTTTTTTTCCTCTGAGAAGTTGCACAGGGTGGCTCTACCCGTCGACTCCGCCAAAAAAGGCCTGCATTTCAGCGATAACGGCTTGGGACTTACATTTTCCGCCTTATTTTTGTTCGTTTGGGTGTTAAGTTTGGACAACCATCAATAATGACTTGTGTATGCTGTTCAGAGCTGCTGTCAAGTGACATTGTTTTCCCCACTCAAGCATTTGTaggctatatgtgtgtgtatgcaaggcTTTACACATATCAATATCATAGTGAGAGGTCATTATAGTTTTGCATCTATCTAATTAGAAGTAGGGCCAAGTTCTTGGTTCAAACGCAATCCATGGAAACCTTCAACAACCTGCCGAAACCATGACATCACATTAATAACATGCACAAGACAATGGTTCTAATACATCAATGAATTGACAAATTAATAAATGCCAATTGATTTATTTGGATTAACAACTGCTAAGTCATTGTCATCACTCGAAGACCTGGTGTTTCCTCTTCCCATGTAGACCACTTGACCGCTGGCGCATTTAAAGAAACGTCCAGTCAGCCGTGGGCCTGCTCTGTTGTTCAAACACTCCCCTACTGTTTCCCCCTCAGCCGAGCGTGCGCTGGACACAATGAACTTCGACGTGATCAAAGGGAGGCCGGTGCGCATCATGTGGTCACAGCGGGACCCCTCGCTGAGGAAGAGCGGCGTCGGCAACATCTTCATCAAGAACCTGGACAAGTCCATCGACAACAAGGCCCTGTACGACACCTTCTCCGCATTCGGAAACATCCTCTCCTGCAAGGTAGGCGGCCAGGGCGAGGCTCaacaccccctccccgccccatTGGCCTACTATAGTAGTAGGCCAGGCGGGGGCTGGACGTATGCCATGTTGGTTTTGTTGTTATGAGGttgcattttgaatgtcacGATATTCACAACGTAAAAAAACGAGGCACAGTGACATGAATGATGTAACCATGAACAAGTGTTATGAAAAGAGTGTTAACAGAAAACCTCTTGTAACCGAGGTAAAGTGGCCTTCATGTCAGCatgctaactgtgtgtgtgtgtgtgtgtgtgtgtgtgtgtgtgtgtgtgtgtgtgtgtgtgtgtgtgtgtgtgtgtgtgtgtgtgtgtgtgtgtgtgtgtgtgtgtgtgtgtgtgtgtgtgtgtgtgtgtgtgtgtgtgtgtgtgtgtgtgtgtgcttggttcGTACTTATACAGGCTGATGCCTTGTTCTGTGAAGTGTTGAGACTCAATTGTACCTCTGTATGGACTAGCAACCAGAGGTACATGTTGGGTCTCTATTACACGTGTGTGTCCCACAGAGGCTGCAGTAGCTTGTTTTCACCTCAAAATGAACACCACGTGTcagagctgtgattggccaaCATCGTAGTCTTTTTGGGGTTATATAAAGGTGAAAACAACGCACCATATTTTTGATCACCTCCTACTCAAAGCCAAGGAGGCCTCCAAGATGGTGATAATTTGAGGATGACTCAGCATTCAGTTGCGAGACACATCTTCACATTATAAACAAAGATGCCAGCAGATTTGGGGCCAATTCGTTTTGTCGGTCTACGCGCAAAGCCTCCGACACTGAACTGTAAACGAAGGCATCGGCATAGACGCCCACACAGCACTGTAATTCACCCTTTGGGAGTAACGCCATCTCAAAGCGGTTCACAATGTCTGCAAGTTTCAATTGCATTTGGTTGTGCATGAGCGTGCGGCTTATGTCTTGCATGGGTCTCTTCTCTTCAAGGTGGTTTGTGACGAGAATGGCTCAAAGGGCTACGGGTTTGTGCACTTTGAGACTCAGGAGGCGGCCGAACGAGCCATTGAGAAAATGAATGGCATGTTGCTCAATGACCGCAAAGTGTAAGTGTTTAACTGCTAGTGTGTGAACTCATTTTAATCGTTGCCATCTAGTCTAAAATGAACATTGACCGATTCAGATACCAGTGAGCCAACATAATATGCACTTGGTTCTTATCAACCTCTTTCACCTTGAAAGGATGTAATGACATATAAATGAGTGCATTTAAACCTAGGTTATGCTGATTCCAACCTACAGACGTATAATTTTTGGTTCTGTAGCATATATGGATTTATGGAAGACCTTGCGGTTTCTAAAGTCTTCTAATTTACGAACTGCATTCAAATCCCTACATTGAATACTTTAAAATGCTTCCAACTATTATGTGCTGAAGTCCTGTTTTGTCATTGCAGGTTTGTCGGCCGCTTCAAATCGCGCAAAGAGCGCGAGCAGGAGCTGGGCGCGCGGGCCAGGGAGTTCACCAACGTCTATATCAAGAACTTTGGCGAAGACATGGACGACGAGAAGCTCCGGGAGTTCTTCGGCAGATACGGTCAGTTTGCTGCAACAGAAGCACACTGTTGGGGCCCCCGACAATGGGTTCTTTCACGACCGGGCTGCCTGAGAATGTTTACGGGTAAACACGGCCTATATAGAGGCTCCCGGATGAAGTGGACACGGACACGCCTCTAAATGAGCTGGGTAGAAAATtggatagttaaaaaaaaaaactcccccCAAACGTGCCGGGCTGCGTTTGACATTTCTTATACCCTTCTCAGGTGTTGTGACCAAAACAAGTGCTTCAAAATGTTTTCCCTGTTGTCTAGGCACTGCCATGAGCATCCGTGTCATGACGGACAACAGCGGAAAGTCGCGGGGCTTCGGTTTTGTCAGCTTTGAGCACCATGAGGACGCCCAGAAGGTGAGCGCAATGAGTCTGGGATTGAGCCTGTCAGGAACCCTCCCCCAGGGGCACAAAGGCCCCATAAGGCCCATCACAACCCCCATCTAATGGGTGTGGCTGGGATAGCCAGCTATACCGCCTCTGTGTATGATTGCCTCTTAGTCCTGACTATCCATGGCGGTTCACAAGAGGGCTAAACAAGGTTCCCAGTTTGTACTTTTTTTCTTGTTGTTTAGAAATGTAATCACATAGGCTTTAGGACATTGGTTTCAATGTAGTTAACAGAATGTTGATCCCTCCCGGGTTAATTATTCAAAGTCTGCAGCTTTGTCAAATTCGGTGCCACTTTCTCCGTGGGTCGCACCGGCCCAAACGGCTGCAACAGTGACTGTAGTTCATGGGCCCCAGAGTCCCCCACTGTGGGCACTGGGGACAAAATTGTACTACATACAATTCAGTGAATAGCTGATGGCTTTGGCCGTTTGGCTTGTAATGTatcccaccttttttcatgtCTTGAATATATCTTTTAATCAGTTAATTTACTCTTTTTGGAGAAAGAATCTCCAAGTTGTGACTCGGCACTAAACAATTTGGTTGTTTTGATCCCTGGTTAGGCAGTGGATGAGATGAATGGAAAGGAGCTGAACGGCAAGCTGATCTACGTTGGCCGCGCTCAGAAGAAGGTGGAGAGGCAGACGGAACTCAAACGTAAATTTGAGCAAATGAAACAGGACCGCATGACTCGCTACCAGGTGGGTTTTACGATTGTTGGCAGGTTAAAGATGCaaataacaacaatataacCAAGTGTTGGTATTTATATGAAAGTCCTTGTTTTGTGTGAGCAGATCCTTGATGCCAACCCCATCAATAATTGTCCCATCACTTTTTACCTTATTGGAAACTTGTATTTATCAATATGTGCCTAAATATAATTCTACCAATTTTTAAGAATTGGATAGGATCGACTTTTAAGTTATAAGTGCTGCATTCCTCAAAACTGGTTTTGCAACAAGCAGGTTTGGTTTTCCTGTTACTAAGAAAAGAAACTGAAACTAAAGGATATCAAGTTGTTGTACAGTAGTATCCTTCTAGTATGTATTAACACTGAAGATGACCTGGAGTACAGTATTGTCAAATCAAGTTGAGGTCtgttttaccttttttatttcTTGGCTATATTTCTATATTTCTGATGTAGACTATAAAGAGTCATGTGTAGGAATCATTTAAGTGGTTGTTTGACAGATTTTCATGTGTTGAACCATCTGTTCATATACAAGCTAGAAGACCAGTTCACTAGGCCGGTTATCCCAAAACTTCAGTTATTTAAAACTCAAAGCAGTAAAACATTGATGCGACTGGGGCATTTGAGGGCGGTTTAAATACTTGACTGTTTAACGATATCTTGATCCTTGATCCTCGTTTGATTGTGTATGTGGTCATCACAGTTTATGATCCTCTTGGCTGAAAAGAAACTGGTATAATTGCGTAAAGCCGCAGCTTTGTCAAATTCGGTGCCACTCTCTGTGGGTCGCACCGGCCAAAAAGGCTGCAACAGTGACTGTAGTTCATGGGCCCCAGGCTCCCTCATTGTGGGCACTGGGGACAAAATGTACTACATACAATGAAGTGAACCGACTTGGTTAAGGCTTGCTGACACTAAAATGTTTAAAGGCCTGCCGAGAGTAGTGATGTTGATGGGGTTCCAAATAAAACAGGTAATTGACAAGAGGTGAAACATAGTGCGGCAAGTGCCCTATATATTTCATATCCTCTAGGATCAGATTagggcaaggcaactttatttatgtagcactatTTATACGTGAGGcggactcaaagtgcttcacatagaaacgtCATCATTATGTTGTGCATAAGAGTCTGAATTGTAATTTTTTCACTGCAGAATCGACCATTACTGGTCGAGTGTGCTTCTAACGAACGCAAGAGATTTGCCTTTGAGATTTGCATAGTGTCGCATTCACGGCAACGTTCCCCAGCACTCGTCTTTAGTCTCACCGTgtcgtccctccccccccccccacagggcgTCAACCTGTACGTGAAGAACCTGGATGACGGGCTGGACGACGAACGCCTCCGCAAGGAGTTCTCCCCGTTCGGCACCATCACCAGCGCCAAGGTGATGACGGAGGGCGGCCGCAGCAAGGGCTTCGGCTTCGTGTGCTTCTCCTCGCCGGAGGAGGCCACCAAGGCGGTGACGGAGATGAACGGCCGCATCGTGGCCACCAAGCCCCTCTACGTGGCGCTGGCCCAGCGCAAGGAGGAGCGGCAGGCGCACCTCACCAACCAGTACATGCAGCGCATGGCCAGCGTGCGCGCCGTGCCCAACCCCGTCATCAACCCCTACCAGGCCGCGCCGCCCTCGGGCTACTTCATGGCCACCATCCCGCAGGCGCCCAACCGCCCCGCCTACTACCCCGCCGCCGGGCAGATGGCACAGATCCGGCCCAGCCCCCGGTGGGCCACCCAGGGGGTGCGACCGCAGCGTGAGTAGCCCCCCCGCCCGCGGACGCCGGCGTTCCTCGGCCTGGAACGCCGGCCCCTCTCCTGATGCAATGTTGGCTGATGGTTTGATAGGAAGGCTCTATTGTTTGGGAGGGGTGTTCctcattgttgtgtgttgtctgtgcaGACTTCCAGAACATACCAGGTGTCATGCGTCCGTcggccccccggccccaggGCTTCAGCACCATGCGGCCCACCTCCCAGATGCCCCGCATGATGTCCACCCAGCGCGTCGGTCAGTGGTCCTCTTCTGTTACCTTGATGGCCCGTGATGCTAGGGATTCAGGAGGAATGTGTTTGATCAAGAATGGATCCTGATTAGAGAATagttcttaaaaaaaaataaaaaatccttaTTGAGTTTCTAATATATTCTGTCTAGGTCGTGTCTGTAACCTTGGGTTCACAAGAAGGCTTAATAGGGTTCCAAGTTTTGTAAATGTTTGTACAGGTTGATCTTGTCGTTAGGAAATGTAATCACAGTCTTTAGGACATTGGTTTCAATGTAGTTAACAGAATGTTGATCCCTCCCGGTTTAATTATTCAAAGTCTGCAGCTTTGTCAAATTCGGTGCCACTTTGTCCGTGGTTCGCACCGGCCCAAACGGCTGCAACAGTGACTGTAGTTCATGGGCCCCAGAGTCCCCCACTGTGGGCACTGGGGACAAAATTGTACTACATACAACCAATTATAGCAGATTGCTTTCTTGTTTTGGTGAGCCCTTGCTTATTATCTAAAGGCGACAATGTTTGTACTACAAGGAATGAAGTTTTAGGTCAATGCTAATTCACTATCGCCTTCGTCCAAAGGATGCGTTTTCTTATTTCTGCTGCTGAAGTAGAAAAGGGTTAGGGgtcccattttttttttcttattttctgtCCCCTGCAGCTCAGACCATGGGACCCCGGCCGAccaacgccgccgccgtcgctgCCTCCCAGCTGCGCGGAGTCCCCCAGTACAAGTACACCCCAGGGGTCCGCAACTCCCATCAGCACATGCCCCAGCAGACCCAGGCCCCCATGCAGCAGGTACCCAGCCACCCTGCATCGCTCGGGCCTAAAGCGTAGGCCATGAGGCCCTGGCTTTAAGGATGTTTAGTGGTATGGTAGTTCTGACTGCCAGGcgagaggttctgggttccaaACCCTCTGTCCATAGTCTACGTGTAGGCATTGCTGAGAAACGTGCCTTAACCCCTACTGGCTTATTAATGAATCTTAAAGAATTCACCAAGTCGCTATGGGTGTGTAAGTGTATCCTAATGGTTGAATAGTATGCAAACATTAGCATGACTGTTATAATCAAGTTTTCCTAATTGGGGAGAAGAAATGCTCAAGTGACCATGGGTAGGATGTTGAGTTGTATAGGCTTTAGTAATGTCTTCAACAAttcagaaaatacattttttgttaCTCGGTTGTTTTTTAAAGTATTTGAGGGACAGTATCCCCTCATGTGGgtttgagtttgttgtctaGTTTTGTAAAAATTTTTGTACATGTTTGTCGTTTAGAAATGTAATCACACTAGCTTTAGGACATTGGTTTCAATGTAGTTAACAGAATGTTGATCCCTCCCGGTTTAATTATTCAGAGTCTGCAGCTTTGTCAAATTCGGTGCCACTTTCTCCGTGGGTCGCACCGGCCCAAACGGCTGCAACAGTGACTGTAGTTCATGGGCCCCAGAGTCCCCCACTGTGGGCACTGGGGACAAAATTGTGCTACATACAACTAATTATAGCAGATTGCTTTCTTGTTTTGGTGAGCCCTTGCTTATTATCTAAAGGTGACAACGTTTGTACTACAAAAGAACAAAAGTTGTGGGATCAATGCTAATTCAATGTCTAACTGGTTGTTTGGTGCGTCTCGCTGGGCAGTCTGCTGTTCACGTGCAGGGCCAGGAGCCATTGACGTCCTCCATGTTGGCTGCGGCCCCTCCCCAGGAACAGAAGCAGATGCTGGGTAAGTACCACCTGAATGCTGCTGTACAGTTGGgtaccccccccgccccccctttaAAATACAATGGCAACCTCAGTCCCTCACCAATACTTaatctctcgccctctctctttttctctgccCATCTCTGCACCAGGTGAGcgtctcttccccctcatccAGACGATGCACCCCAGCCTGGCAGGGAAGATCACCGGCATGCTGCTGGAGATCGACAACTCAGAGCTGCTCCACATGCTGGAGTCGCCCGAATCCCTCCGCTCAAAGGTGGGTCCCTCATCCGTTAGAGCACCTCGCTCTCCATGGCCAAACCCTAGCATCCATTGTAGACTAGGCAACTCCATATCAACTACGCACCTCCCATTTCAACCACTCGCCTCCATTTTAGAACAGGCAACTCCATCTCGATGACTTTGCTGACTATTTGAGACCATGGACCTCCATGGCAACCACACTCACTTCCATGGAAACCACTTACCGCCGTAATTTTGACCCAGGCACCCCCATTTAAATTCAACTCGCGTCTCCATTTCAAATCCACTCGGGCCGCCATTTCAACCCCTCCCAATTTTCTCAGTTTCCAACCAGTCGGCTACAACCAGAGCCGACGGTTCTGTATCTAGGGATGAGTGGGGTTGAAATTGTCTGGAGGAAACGAAGGTGAAAAGTACATTGTATTAATAGTGAAGTGATGTCAAGCCGtgctgtttccccccccccaggtggatGAGGCGGTGGCTGTGCTGCAGGCCCACCAGGCCAAGGAGGCTGCCCAGAAGCCCGTGTCCAACACTGCTGTCCCAGCCGTCTGAAATACCATCCCACTACCGAAGTACTTGGTACGACCCATACCCTCTAAAGCCCTCCCTGGAAGAACGGTCAAAAGTGCAGCTGTGTCAAATTCGGTGCTACTTTCTCTGTGGGAAGCACCGGCCAAAATGGCTGCCACAGTGACTGTAGTTCATGGGCCCCAGAGTCCCCCACTGTGGACACTGGGGACAAAATTGTACTACACACAATACTTGGTTTTGGTTTAGAATGCAAATTGTAATCGTCTCTAGCCAAagcttttttttctgttgctgCAGTAGACCAGGGCGGCCACACCCTCAAATGTTAGCTACTATAAGTCACCATTGCAAGAGGACACAATCTATTTGCATAGGCTGCCCCTGTCTTTGATGCTGAGCCCAATTCCCTTAGGCCGGTTTCATATGCAGGAATTGAGAGTTCTCTGTAATGTAATTGCCTTTGAATCGCAACAGCTGTAAAGAACTGTATTTGAGTAGCAATGTGGATCTTCCCCCGGCCTTTCGGCAAAAGGAATCGGATAAATTGCTTCCTTCTTAGTTAAACAGCCATGTGTTGAAATATTAGTATCCTCACTAACTACATGGATGTTATTGTGCTTTGTCTGTT from the Gadus morhua chromosome 22, gadMor3.0, whole genome shotgun sequence genome contains:
- the LOC115536203 gene encoding polyadenylate-binding protein 1 — encoded protein: MNPSAPSYPMASLYVGDLHQDVTEAMLYEKFSPAGAILSIRVCRDMITRRSLGYAYVNFQQPADAERALDTMNFDVIKGRPVRIMWSQRDPSLRKSGVGNIFIKNLDKSIDNKALYDTFSAFGNILSCKVVCDENGSKGYGFVHFETQEAAERAIEKMNGMLLNDRKVFVGRFKSRKEREQELGARAREFTNVYIKNFGEDMDDEKLREFFGRYGTAMSIRVMTDNSGKSRGFGFVSFEHHEDAQKAVDEMNGKELNGKLIYVGRAQKKVERQTELKRKFEQMKQDRMTRYQGVNLYVKNLDDGLDDERLRKEFSPFGTITSAKVMTEGGRSKGFGFVCFSSPEEATKAVTEMNGRIVATKPLYVALAQRKEERQAHLTNQYMQRMASVRAVPNPVINPYQAAPPSGYFMATIPQAPNRPAYYPAAGQMAQIRPSPRWATQGVRPQHFQNIPGVMRPSAPRPQGFSTMRPTSQMPRMMSTQRVAQTMGPRPTNAAAVAASQLRGVPQYKYTPGVRNSHQHMPQQTQAPMQQSAVHVQGQEPLTSSMLAAAPPQEQKQMLGERLFPLIQTMHPSLAGKITGMLLEIDNSELLHMLESPESLRSKVDEAVAVLQAHQAKEAAQKPVSNTAVPAV